The proteins below come from a single Carassius carassius chromosome 11, fCarCar2.1, whole genome shotgun sequence genomic window:
- the LOC132152489 gene encoding ladderlectin-like isoform X1, with the protein MAILRSLLLLFIVFSMGNADVEIAERCPNGWTNFGVRCFRFFSQSVNWVTAERNCQSLDANLASVHSKAENEFVQSLLPTSSTRCWVGIHDGEQEGQWVWSDGTPYDYAYWCAGEPNNSGVENCGEVNINQISNRCWNDLPCLNQIGYVCAKIL; encoded by the exons ATGGCAATCCTGAGAAGTCTGCTGCTTCTTTTCATTGTGTTCTCTATGGGGAATGCAGATG TTGAGATAGCTGAAAGATGCCCCAATGGATGGACAAATTTTGGAGTCCGATGCTTCAGGTTCTTCTCTCAGTCGGTTAACTGGGTCACAGCAGAG AGAAACTGTCAAAGTCTGGATGCAAATCTCGCATCTGTGCACAGTAAAGCAGAAAATGAGTTTGTGCAGAGTCTGTTGCCTACTTCTTCCACGCGTTGTTGGGTTGGTATTCATGATGGAGAACAA GAAGGACAGTGGGTGTGGAGTGATGGAACTCCATATGACTATGCCTACTGGTGTGCTGGAGAACCTAACAATTCGGGTGTTGAAAACTGTGGGGAGGTCAACATCAACCAGATTT CTAATCGTTGTTGGAACGATCTACCCTGTTTGAATCAAATAGGCTATGTTTGTGCTAAAATCCTGTGA
- the LOC132152489 gene encoding ladderlectin-like isoform X2 codes for MAILRSLLLLFIVFSMGNADAERCPNGWTNFGVRCFRFFSQSVNWVTAERNCQSLDANLASVHSKAENEFVQSLLPTSSTRCWVGIHDGEQEGQWVWSDGTPYDYAYWCAGEPNNSGVENCGEVNINQISNRCWNDLPCLNQIGYVCAKIL; via the exons ATGGCAATCCTGAGAAGTCTGCTGCTTCTTTTCATTGTGTTCTCTATGGGGAATGCAGATG CTGAAAGATGCCCCAATGGATGGACAAATTTTGGAGTCCGATGCTTCAGGTTCTTCTCTCAGTCGGTTAACTGGGTCACAGCAGAG AGAAACTGTCAAAGTCTGGATGCAAATCTCGCATCTGTGCACAGTAAAGCAGAAAATGAGTTTGTGCAGAGTCTGTTGCCTACTTCTTCCACGCGTTGTTGGGTTGGTATTCATGATGGAGAACAA GAAGGACAGTGGGTGTGGAGTGATGGAACTCCATATGACTATGCCTACTGGTGTGCTGGAGAACCTAACAATTCGGGTGTTGAAAACTGTGGGGAGGTCAACATCAACCAGATTT CTAATCGTTGTTGGAACGATCTACCCTGTTTGAATCAAATAGGCTATGTTTGTGCTAAAATCCTGTGA